ggggggggcaagaagaggcagggcaggccattatttcttatggggaaaaattccctGGTATCCATCGTTTCAGTATCCGTTGCCCTTTTCAAGAACACAATCCCTACATATACCGGGGACCCCATGTAAACTATTAAACTCCTGTGAGGTAGCTAACTATTATCATCTAcaatttataaaggaaaaaatggaaatgcaGAGTGGTTATGTGATCTTTGCAAACTATTCAGCGAATCAGTaaaaaacagaacccaggagtcctgcatcCTGGCCACATGTGCTGACCATTAGACAACAATTCCACCTACCCCAAGTGCAAAATGTTCCTAATACATATCAAAGGCAGAAACCCACTCAGGTGTTCTGCTCTCACTATATGCACAGATCTCCTAGTGATATCAATGATAGATTTGCAAAGGTATGGGGCTGGatccatctcccactgaaataaatcgGAATATTTCAATTAACTTCTTTGGTCTTGGATCTGCCACATGGAGAACGAGTGTGTGTAGTTAAGATCCACTAAGAAGAAATTTTGCTCTtaatgaaattaaatttaaaaatagagaaTAAAGGGCTATAGTAAGGGATTTAAATGGTTCTCTGACTGGAAAGTTTTGACAAATTTCAGGATTTCTACACATGAACCATTCAAATCTTTCCACCAGTTTATTTTACCCATACAGTAGGAATATATGGATCtgagaagcaaaactgaaatctTACAGaatattatcttaataaaatatttGGCAATATATCTTCAGTTTACATTATCTAAGTTTACATTACAATTGTAAATACATGATTCAGGATGGTAGCTTGACATTAAAACTAATGCGTAAGTAGTTAGTCAACATCACCAGAAACCCAAAATGGAATTACAGACTTCAACCCTGATCCAGCATTCTTTAGGAACTAGGTGTCCCTGCAGAGCCCCACTAACTTTGAAGGTGATTATGGGAAGAAGCTGAAGTCTTCCCTCGCACTACACAATTCAGGATGAGGGCCTTAGATGCAAAACATACCTGTGACCACCCAACCTACCATTTTTATAGTCATGTGCCTTAACTGGCATTATGGCCTCCATCTATGATATGCACCTACTGATTCAGTCAAGTTAGGGTAGGTAACATTTTATTCTAGGATTAAAAATGGCGATTTAATATCAAGCACTTATCACACTGCAGGGcactataaatattaaatagataaatagataACTTTAGGTATTGTACAATAAAATGACTGGTGGTGTGGGCTCCTCAACTTCCTGAATATTCCTAGTAGCCACAGCTGCCAGTGCAGATGATGGGGAATGGCCAAGACAAAGGCTTCTATTGTTGAAACAGAAAACAAGGCTTATTAATTTTATAGTGATTAAACTTGCAATATCATTGCCTCTCTGCTTTTATGAGGCAATAAGCTGATTCCCTTGCGATAAACCAGAAGGCTGGATTCAATTGGGAAGCAGATTACTCTCACACAAAAGGCAATATTATCACTTCATTAAGGGTGTAATAAATTGGACACCTTCACCAGCACATGATACAAGGCTATATTTCTAATTGGAGTGCCTGATGACAATTTAAATCACAAGAGCGAGAGtcaaattttattaaatatatttgaacCTTTTGTCCTGCATTTGTGAAGAATGTACTTTCTTTTAGACTTCTGAACCAGTTGAAGTGTTttgtctgcagagctgggtcaGTCTAATGTTTATATTGCAAAGGGACACCCCAATGTCCAGTTCTTTGCAACCCTGCTGAACCAGATTCTCCCCAGGAGAGGGATTTGAATGCAAAAAACCATTTGGAGTGAGACAGGGAAAGTCTTACTGAAATGGACAGTAAAACGGTCCAGCCCCATAGGGAGAGAAACTGACTTACAGTGAACCCGCATCCCTAGCTCACTGATGGAGGCTCGGAGCAGCTCTGAAGGGGGGCATCCCCCAACCCCTATCTCAGTGAGGGAGGCCTGGGGGGCTCTGAAGGGGCGAACGCCCCCAAGTCCTATCCCCGTGAGGGAGGCTTGGGGGAGCCTCCACTtatcccctgccccagagaggggGACTTGGGGGAGCCCCGCCCGAGCGCTGACGGGGGTCGGaggtgtctctctcaccagcgcAGATTTGCTCCCAGAGCGTCTTTGGTCCCTGAGCTACAGCCATGAAGGGGCGCGGTTGCCAAGCAACCCCCAAGCAGCAGGCGGAGATTACCCAGAGGAGCCCGCGCCAGGCCTTGCCTTCCGCTTCCGGGTCAGCGCCACCCGGGTTGGACGAACAcgctgggcggggggaggagttGCACGTGGGGTCCGCAGGTAAGAGGCCTCCCGGTGCAGGCGGTGGAGCGAGCGCGGGGCCGGAAGCTGGCGCGGACTCTGGGTTGGTTGGGGGGGGTCGAAGCCTGAGCGAGCGAGCGCGAGcgcgagcgcgcgcgcgcgcgcgcggggcggggcggggcgcggcgcGGGAGGCGGTtggctggtgggggcagggggctgaatTCGCCGCTAATGCCAATAAATGTAAAGTTCCCATCCTCTTAAAGCCATGGAGATCTGTCACACGTGTCAGCAACCCCGGGAACGGATCCCGTGGAGCatgaaggaggggggagggatagctcagtggtttgagcattggcctgctaaacccagggttgtgagttcaatccttgagggggccatttagggatctggggcaaaaattggggattggtcctgctttgagcagggggttggactagatgatctcctgaggtcccttccaaccctgatattctatgattctatgaaggccAAAAGCGGGACTGTTTCGCGGAACAAAACCACGCCGCAGCCTTCCCAGAACGGATCCTCGCGGAAGCCGTGTCAGCCCTAGGATGAACGAGGGCCCACAGCTGCTGGCCAGTGCAGCTCCGCCAGTAGTAGCGCCGGCAGAGGCTGTAGCATGGAAGGTGTTGTAGCCGCCGTGGCATCTAACCCTATGCTACAGCCTCCTTCGGGGGAAGCTGCATCCGCTGGGGGTTATAGGTCCTCCTTTTTCTAGTGTGAGTGCATCCGTGGAGCTGTTTCGTGCTATAGGTTTGTGCAAGCAGTGAGCGCATAGATCGTTATTCTGAGCATGGAAGTGCAGGTCACATCTCCATGGCAGCGTGCCCTCCAGTTCCACCGAAGCGCTGCACTGACTGAtcatgtgttagtctctacggggccccaagtactccttttcttttgactgatGTGGTTACATTAGTGTACCTACTTTTCCCTCTCTGCTGTGAAGCCCTCTCTGGGTGGGTCTCGGTTGCAGCAGCAGATGGGAGTTCTGGAGCTGTGCAGACGGGGAGAGCCAGCGGAAACCTGACAGGGCACAGGGCCTCTATGTAGATGGCTTCTGCACCTCGGGATCTTGAGGGATTTTCTGGCTTGGGGGAGGCCAACATTCCTGCTGGCTTTGTTGAGGGTCCACATGAACTGTACGCCCCTGAGGGGATAATGTGTAGGAAAACTAGCAAATGAGGGTTCCCTGTCCCCTGCTTGTGAGATACCTACCTTGGGGAGGATATAGCCCaaagttttattgttttaaagaaGGACCTACTCTGATAAATGGAGAACGCTGTCAGAGCTAGCATTTCTGCCTAGATTTAGAGTATGACCTATCATTACAGCTCAGAGCTGAGCTAACAGAGTCTTTAAAAAGTCACTTTGGCTGCATATTTTGGGGCCTATTCAGTCAGGATAGCTGCCTGcgaggagaaaggggaaaaaaaacctactaGGAACTCATTTTATGCTGCAGTCTGTGGGAGGCATCTGGACATATTAAATTCCACCACCTGAGTTGCCTCCTTAATACCTTGACTGGTGGTAGAATTCAGATCCACAAACATCTGTGCCCTGGAAGCTCCAGTATAATATCTTTGAAAGAGGGACAATTGATGGGGTAATAAGAGTCACCATCTCACTTCATTCCTTTCTGAAAGGTTATTGTTCAGAACTGAAGCTGAAACAGTGTAATCTTACAAGCCTTGTTTACACTGGAACAGCAAATGCTACATTAAGCACAGGGTGGGATAAATTAAATGTGATTATAGTCAACTAGGTCTTCCCCTGACTACTCTGGTTCTGTCAGAGTCCCATATGATCGACAGCCAGTTGTGGGGAGGTAGCAAAAGAAGTGGTATTCCCGCCCTGCTCCAATCAGAGCGTACAGATACTATATGTAGTCCAAATTTACCGATAAAACTCACCTCAGGAAGTGGGCAACTCAAACATAAAAGCCTAATCTTTTCCTCCAGGCGTGACTGTTGCAAGGACTCATTTTTTGGACCTCCTCTGAGCCTTCTGTCCCTTCTTATGTTTGAAGATAACTGAATCTATCTGTTAGTGATTGCCTGCACCTTCATGTTGGTTGTGAGCACCTGAAAACAGGATGAATCTGAAGGTTCTTGTTTGCCTATGTAGGGTCTGTGTTCACAGAGTCTGCCCTCCTATTACAGAAAGTTGTCTGTCATGGTAGGGTCAGTATAGCTCAGAAAAGAATCCCTATTGACAATGCTCAGGAAAATCATGCTAGCCCAAGCAGGCTTTCAGTCTGTTTGTAGCTAGCATAGTTCTGATCTGAGTGTGGACAGAGCCTTCATCAAGAGAAATAGCTGATGGATTTAACCTTATTAGAAATGTTTATAGTCTGATCTTCAGAGCTGTTCATTGGACGTTTAAATTAGGCTAAGGGAGCTGTGGGTTCTGAGCATGTCAGAAAATCAGACCAGTAgttttccccccctccatagTTCAAGTAGAATTAACACTTCAAAAGAGTGGGAAGCCCTAAGCAGAAAGCTCTGTGTTGCAATACTAAAGCTGTGCACTAACCTGTAGTATGTTTTTCAGAATGATAATAAATGAAGAGGGAGGGAGTGTTTATGAGGAAAcgacacagaaaaagaaaaaagtgaagaaCACTGGGAGCCAAACTGTCATCAAAATTGAAGAAGACCTCCAATCTGACACACAAGCAAAAACTAAggtgaagaaaaagaaatgcttAGCAGAAGAGGATTCAGATCAATTAAATCTTAGTAAAAAGAAGAAAGTTGACTCTAAATTAAAGAAAAGAGCGTGTTCTGACAGCCCTGTGACAATAGAAAGCAAATCAGAGTCTGAGccagtaaaagaaataaataagaaatctaaagttttcaaaaagaaGTCAAAGAAAGGGCAAGGTCTTTCCTTGTTACCGTTGGAGAATAATCAGGACAGTGATCAATACCTTCCAAAGAAATACACAATTCATTCTCAGGAAAATACAGTCATTGGTAAAAAACACAGAGAGAATATCTCCCAGTACTCTGAAGGTCACAATGAAGTAaccaagaaaaagaagaaaaagaaagagagagacatttctTCCTTAACAGTGATAGAAATTCTAGAAAGTGATCCTGAAATTTCTaataaaaaccttaaaaaaataaataaaaccactttACGGGAAAAAGCACTTGCTGGTAAAAAACACAGAAAGGATATTGTCCAGAACTCTGCAGGAGAGAGTGATATaattaagaagaagaaaaagaaagacaaaCAAGACTCCTTAACACTGGCAGGTAATCAGGACAACAATCCTGGTGTTTCTGAGGAGAAGCTTTCAACACGAGATTTCAGAAAAAATCAAGAAACCGATTCCCAGGAAAACAcattaataagaaaaaaacaaaaagaggacATTGTCCAGAACTCTGAAAGTGACAGAGAAGTAaccaagaggaagaaaaaaagcaaagatttTTCTTCCTTAACATGTGAGGATAATCAGGACCAAAGTCATGGAGTTTCTAATAAACAccttccaaaaaaacaaaaagccaagtCCCAGGACAAAGCACTCAGTAAAAAACACAGAGAGCATTCTGAAGATGACAGTGAAGTaaccaagaagaaaaagaaaaagattcagaaggaagaggaggaagtaaCTGAGCCTGTAAACCTTATGGATGAAGATGGGGAAATATCTGAAGGAGAAAAGATGACGCCAATTAAAAGTAatagaaagaacaagaaaaagaaatccaaaccaaCGGAAGACCTTGCAGTGGATAATATAGATGAGGGACTTCGAGAAAATAATAATGTGCACTGTGACAATAAGGgtaagaaaagaaataaacaggGATCGCAGAACTGTGCTGAAGAGCCAAGATTGAAAAAGAAGAAGGTCAcagtaaaaacagaaaatgaggCAATGGTAAGCTCTAAATGTAGTCATCTTTCCATCTTCCCACTGAGGCGCTCAAAGCTTTTTATGTACACATGAAGAGTGCAGTCTTGCAAGCTGTTCCGCATGGATGGACTGTGCAGGGCCACATTTATATAATTGGGGCTGCAGTcaagtgcagggtcaaagtgaggAACAGCCAGCAGGATTAGAGTTGAATGATCTAAGTCTGACACCAGTCCTGAGAGGCagagaagtattttattttttaatgcctATTGCTATAACCACTTAGTGTGCTCTaattacaaaaatgtaaaatgcacAAATGACTTATGTAACTACCCGGAGGAGTTGACACAAAACCAAAGGCTGTGTCTATGCTCTGAACTTTCTCAGACCCATCCCACTGTTGATAGTAGAGTGGGGTACCAGTGTTTTTATCACCATGCCATCTAGACCTGTGTCTCCATGACATGATGGTAAAATGCTAGTGTCCACCAGCACCTTGTCTGTTCaaggccttttttcccccctaaaggtTCTCCTATTGTTGACATTGCTGGAGGAGCTACCTATACTAATGGTATCAACTGTGGGAgaagtttaaggggaaaaaatgccttatgtagacaaagcctttcaGAAAATCCCAAATGTGTACAAGATCTCAAATATTGATCTGCAAACCCTGGTAGACCAAATGTTAGGATGAAACCTAAATGAAAACTCACTTGTTAATGAAACACAATAAAccctaaattaaaataaacaggcATTTAAGAGATGGGTAATCTAAAGCTCCAGAAATCTATGACTCAAGTTAATTGGAGCAGAACTCCAGCTGACTATTTATTATGGAAATCCCATTAGGAATTCTTAAATTGTGGTGCCAATTGAATAGCCAAATGAACTTGCTGTTGGGTGGAACGTACATGGAGAAATGGTCTTGTGCATAAGATAATGAGGGCTGGGATGAATAAAAACACTTACCTGGTGTACAAACAATCCTCAAACTGAGCATTTTCCAATGAACGTTTTTTCTCTGaagtttttcaaaatgttcaacTCTATTTAAGAGTAGTGATAGCGAATTACTATTTATATGATCATTTTATCACTTTCTCTCCTGACCCCATATAAGCATAGGGGcagagaacccagatctcctgttGAAGTCCATAGGAGctgcatgtgctcagcacctctaaaactCAGACCCTAGATGACAATATTACTGTATGATACTCTGCACTTCCACAGAACCTCTTATCTAAGGCTCTACAAGAGCTTTACATACATTATGTCTCAACAACGCTTAGAAGTAATTACTACTCCAACTGCTTTACAGCAGGGAAAACTTAGGCACAGATAAGATAGGACATATCCAAAGCCACACTGTGagtcagcagagcagggaatataACTCACTGCCTCCTTAGtttgtgctctaaccactaattCTCATTCCACTACTTAAATCTGTAAAATTAGCATCCTTCCTGGCTCAGGCTTCACTCTGCCATTGTGGTAGATAGCACTAGGCATGCTCCAGCAGTTGTGTGGAGAGTATTAGAGTTACTccctcatatttttttttaaacattgtccGTATGTTAGATTCATGATCGATTTTGGGGTTACTTTGGACTCTATCTCCATTTAACTCACTTCTGAGACAAAACACACAGTAAATCTGGGGGTGTACTCTGTTTTGGTGTATCACCATATACAGTTATTTGTGTTCTGTGGAATCCTGCAGAGCTTTCCAACGTCCAGCACTTTCAATCATGTGTAAGTTGCAGCGTACAAGTGGAGTCTTCAGCTTGCACAGCAGCATGGAAATGGGCTTTGTTTGGTCAGAAAGGTACATGTGTGTGAGTGCATGTATCATTGTGAGTAGGCCAGCTGGGGCTGTAGCCTTCTTTATTAGGTTTTTCCTTTTGACCTTCAGAAGGACAAGATGGTTTTATTGCTGTGATAAATTTTCTAATTAAATTGGCATTGTCCTGATGAGACGATTAGACGTTATTTGGATTTATGCAGCTGCTCACACATGTGCACAGGCAAGATAAGCTTTACAGTGACAAATGCAGTAGTATGATGGTACTGGACAATGAAGATGGAAAGCACAGCAAAGTGCCTTCCAAGCAACTGATTACTATTCTTACTATTTATGTTCAGTCCTCTGTAGATTAGTAACGAAATTACCCCAAATTTTCCAAAAGTTTAGATGTCGGGGTAGTTCTGGTCTGAAGAAATTTAGTTATTGTTACACTGCTGTAATAGATGGTGGTGGTGCTTGTCCCCGGTTTAACTGCATTACAGTTCTGGACCAGTTTCTAATCTCTAATGCATGTCTCACACCACTGCATCTCTCAGAAAATCCACTGCCTTGTTTGTGCATACAAGCCCGTAGCAAGTTTTTTGAAGACTATACAAAGCAGTACGTTGTAGCTGAGATTCACATTTGTCACATTTAGAGTTATAACAAATTTGGATTAGTTGGCAACAAGTCTTTACTAATGTTAGTTTTTATACATTGTGTCTGTGAGCAATATGAACCACCACTTTGGATATGTAGAGGACATTCCAGCTCCCTCATTGTGGTCCAGAAATAGAAGCTGAAACTCAGAGTCTGTAAAAATCTATATTTCTTGTAGGGAGTTGAGCTGTCCCTAGTGCTCCCTTCTTTTGAGGGTCTGACTGTACTGACCT
Above is a window of Dermochelys coriacea isolate rDerCor1 chromosome 10, rDerCor1.pri.v4, whole genome shotgun sequence DNA encoding:
- the KNOP1 gene encoding LOW QUALITY PROTEIN: lysine-rich nucleolar protein 1 (The sequence of the model RefSeq protein was modified relative to this genomic sequence to represent the inferred CDS: deleted 2 bases in 1 codon): MKGRGCQATPKQQAEITQRSPRQALPSASGSAPPGLDEHAGRGGVARGVRRMIINEEGGSVYEETTQKKKKVKNTGSQTVIKIEEDLQSDTQAKTKVKKKKCLAEEDSDQLNLSKKKKVDSKLKKRACSDSPVTIESKSESEPVKEINKKSKVFKKKSKKGQGLSLLPLENNQDSDQYLPKKYTIHSQENTVIGKKHRENISQYSEGHNEVTKKKKKKKERDISSLTVIEILESDPEISNKNLKKINKTTLREKALAGKKHRKDIVQNSAGESDIIKKKKKKDKQDSLTLAGNQDNNPGVSEEKLSTRDFRKNQETDSQENTLIRKKQKEDIVQNSESDREVTKRKKKSKDFSSLTCEDNQDQSHGVSNKHLPKKQKAKSQDKALSKKHREHSEDDSEVTKKKKKKIQKEEEEVTEPVNLMDEDGEISEGEKMTPIKSNRKNKKKKSKPTEDLAVDNIDEGLRENNNVHCDNKGKKRNKQGSQNCAEEPRLKKKKVTVKTENEAMECKDDVTVVEERKGNCDEINIDKVRRQALQEEIDRESGKTKVFRNKVESQDIKFSQWSTATFESSDQKKKFLKLMGGFKKSSASTQDPPGTTEKPNMALNRKGEDTLKQTLQMEFDKAINLKQHRGIGLGFQPIANKKVYIDKYVSKSIKFED